One part of the Ursus arctos isolate Adak ecotype North America unplaced genomic scaffold, UrsArc2.0 scaffold_14, whole genome shotgun sequence genome encodes these proteins:
- the TASOR gene encoding protein TASOR isoform X1, with amino-acid sequence MATAGETEASPPTDASWESGGGGDDEMKQALPELESSPQNGGGGGGLSIAEPGGGAGPEETAAASAAPSVSHEQPQDSSEAGAAALLKGPEEPERPVRRSFQIPRKSKEKKALFQPLTAGSREFEDVLNILHSSYLEPTSVTNFNYKRACLIHNELLEKEFTEKRRELKFDGRLDKELSESYAFLMVDRYQVQSICEKGLQVGQSKITILGSPSMGIYLSRYADLLQANPLEAGTVGDVIIFKIMKGKIKSIYDPMGVKSLESILNKSALDPTPKHECHVSKNANRVTSLLAYRAYELTQYYFYEYSFDELRRRPRHVCPYAVVSFTYKDDIQTPKFVPSSRSNSFNADRNTDKFNYTLWKGQLLNKGKLLCYISLRSATRAFLPIKLPEKLDVEMVMSIDHLKQKIPPALFYKETYLGPSEVLKNGMYCSLYEVVEKTRIGSNMESLLQKLEKEKLVLVKPLGDRGYLFLLSPCQMVSPYEHQTAKSRVLHALFLFQEPRGIVTSQKGSTNAAPQKRHESMTDVLKITQFLQFALIQCRKEFKNINTINFHSVVEKYVNEFFKRGFGSGKREFIMFPYDSRLDDKKFLYSAPKNKSHIDNCLHAYIFRPEMYQLPICKLKELFEENRKLQQFSPLSDYEGQEEEMNGTKMKFGKRNNSRGETIIPRKQKSSHSLDYDKDRVKELINLIQCRKKNVGGDSDTEDMRSKTVLKRKLEDLPENMRKLAKTSNLSENCHLYEESLQPVGSLGHDADLRQQQQDTSNSGVADIHRLFNWLSETLANARHSDASLTDTVNKALGLNTDDTYEELRQKHEYELNSPPDKKEYEQPTCAKIENVHFKGTQSPLLEVDTSLLKYPVAVSTSEAGADHKLHLKEDPNLISMNNFEDCSLCPTVPIEHGFRRQSKSNVEETEIHWKLIPITGGNARSPEDQLGKHGEKQTPGMKSPEEQLVCLPPQEAFPNDPRVISRQRSSDYQFPSSPFTDTLKGTTEDDVLTGQVVTVEEQCVPAAEPPTMCETTERTVLGEYNLFSRKIEEILKQKNVSYVSRISTPIFSTQEKMKRLSEFIYSKTSKAGVQEFVDGLHEKLNTIIIKASAKGGNLPPVSPKDSGSKIALNPLGKPVLPVSSSDFNSKQLLEPLCSDILKDTNSNEQHSSSALGLTEVEVNQPHHATELMVTSDHTVPGDIAREPVEKETTKSPSDVNISAQPALSNFISQLEPEVFNSLVKIMKDVQKNTVKFYIHEEEESVLCKEIKEYLIKLGNTECHPEQFLERRSKLDKLLIIIQNEDIAGFIHKVPGLVTLKKLSCVSFAGVDSLDDVKNHTYNELFVSGGCIVSDESILNPEVITIENLKNFLTFLEELSTPEGKWQWKVHCKFQKKLKELGRLNAKALSLLTLLNVYQKKHLVEILSYHNCDSQTRNAPELDCLIRLQAQNIQQRHIVFLTEKNIKMLSSYTDNGIVVATTEDFMQNFKNLVGYHNSITEENLPLLGANENLESQSALLENDEKDEEDMSLDSGDEISQIEVCSNFHSEILAKETKGSRGTDQNKNIQIELQSSLDVQKSLLEDKTYQIDSEERASVAVVCSEGENSNATEQDSYSNFQVYHSQLNMSHQFSHFNVLTHQTFLGTPYALSSSQTQESENYFLSAYTESLDRDKSPSPLSWGKSDSSRPFSKEK; translated from the exons cactttttcAGCCATTAACTGCAGGCTCTCGAGAATTTGAAGATGTTCTAAATATTCTCCATTCATCTTACCTTGAACCAACCTCAGTTACAAATTTTAACTACAAACGTGCTTGCTTGATACATAATGAACTTTTGGAGAAAGAG ttcACAGAAAAGCGAAGAGAACTGAAGTTTGACGGTCGTTTAGATAAAGAACTTTCAGAATCCTATGCATTTCTTATGGTTGATCGATACCAG gtTCAAAGCATATGTGAAAAAGGATTACAGGTGGGCCAGTCCAAAATAACAATTCTTGGCAGTCCTTCCAtgg GTATCTATCTTTCTAGGTATGCTGATTTATTACAAGCTAATCCTTTGGAAGCTGGGACGGTGGGcgatgtcattatttttaaaataatgaag GGCAAAATAAAGAGTATATATGACCCCATGGGTGTAAAAAGTTTGGAAtctatattaaataaaagtgcTTTGGACCCAACACCAAAACACGAATGTCACGTGTCAAAGAATGCCAATAGAGTTACATCACTTTTGGCTTACAGAGCCTATGAGCTTACTCAG tattatttttatgagTATAGCTTTGATGAACTCAGGCGAAGACCAAGACATGTGTGTCCATATGCGGTTGTGTCTTTTACTtacaaagatgatatacaaactCCGAAGTTTGTGCCTTCATCAAG atcAAACAGTTTCAATGCAGATAGAAACACAG ATAAATTTAACTACACCTTGTGGAAAGGACaacttttaaataaaggaaagctTTTGTGTTATATTTCTCTGAGATCAGCCACTCGTGCTTTTTTGCCTATCAAGCT tCCTGAAAAGTTAGATGTTGAAATGGTTATGAGTATTGATCATCTGAAACAGAAAATCCCTCCAGCGCTGTTTTATAAGGAAACATACTTAGGTCCAAGTGAAG TTTTGAAGAATGGAATGTATTGCAGCCTTTATGAAGTTGTAGAAAAAACAAGAATTGGAAGTAACATGGAGAGTTTACTAcaaaaactagagaaagaaaaactt GTTCTTGTTAAACCTTTGGGAGACCGAGGatacctttttcttctctctccttgtcaAATGGTTTCTCCATATG AACATCAAACTGCCAAGTCTCGAGTCCTACatgctttatttctatttcaagaACCTAGAGGCATAGTTACTT cACAGAAAGGTTCAACTAATGCAGCTCCACAGAAGAGACATGAGAGCATGACagatgtattaaaaataactcagTTTTTACAGTTTGCTTTGATTCAGTGTCGAAAggaattcaaaaatataaatactataaattttcattctgttgttgaaaagtatgtaaatgaattttttaagcGAGGTTTTGGTTCAGGTAAACGAGAGTTTATCATGTTTCCATACGATTCACGATTAGATGATAAAAAATTCTTATACTCAGCTCCAAAAAATAAATCCCATATTGATAATTGTTTGCATGCCTATATTTTTCGGCCTGAAATGTATCAGTTACcaatttgtaaattaaaagagctttttgaagaaaatagaaaacttcaACAGTTCAGTCCACTCTCAGATTATGAAGgccaagaagaagaaatgaatggtacaaaaatgaaatttggaaaaCGAAATAACTCAAGGGGTGAAACTATTATACCTAGAAAGCAGAAGTCCTCGCACTCTTTGGATTATGATAAGGATAGAGTCAAAGAATTGATTAATTTAATTcagtgtaggaaaaaaaatgtgggtgGGGACTCAGACACAGAAGATATGAGAAGCAAAACTGTCTTGAAGAGGAAGCTTGAGGATCTACCTGAAAATATGAGAAAGCTCGCCAAAACCAGTAATTTATCTGAAAATTGCCATCTATATGAAG aGTCTCTGCAGCCTGTTGGCTCTCTTGGGCATGATGCTGATTTGAGACAGCAGCAGCAGGATACCTCTAACTCCGGTGTTGCTGATATCCATCGACTATTTAATTGGTTATCAGAAACACTAGCAAATGCACGTCATTCTGATGCATCCTTGACAGACACAGTCAACAAAGCTTTAGGATTGAACACTGATGATACCTATGAAGAGCTGAGGCAAAAGCATGAGTATGAGTTGAACTCTCCCCCAGATAAGAAAGAATATGAGCAACCTACTTGTGCAAAAAttgaaaatgtgcattttaagGGCACTCAGAGCCCATTGCTAGAAGTTGATACATCACTGTTGAAGTATCCTGTTGCCGTTTCTACCAGTGAAGCAGGCGCTGACCATAAACTCCATTTGAAAGAA GATCCAAATTTAATTAGCATGAATAATTTTGAAGATTGCAGTTTGTGTCCCACTGTTCCCATTGAACATGGATTCCGCAGACAATCTAAGTCAAATGTCGAAGAGACTGAAATACATTGGAAACTGATTCCAATTACAG GGGGGAATGCAAGAAGCCCAGAAGACCAGCTGGGGAAACATGGTGAGAAACAAACACCAG GTATGAAATCACCAGAAGAACAACTGGTGTGTCTGCCACCACAGGAGGCCTTTCCTAACGACCCCCGGGTAATAAGTAGACAGAGAAGTTCTGATTACCAGTTTCCATCCTCTCCATTTACAGACACACTAAAGGGCACCACTGAGGATGACGTGTTGACAGGTCAGGTGGTGACAGTGGAGGAGCAGTGTGTGCCGGCAGCAGAGCCACCCACAATGTGTGAAACCACAGAGAGGACAGTGTTAGGGGAGTACAATCTCTTTTCTAGGAAAATAGAAGAGATTTTGAAGCAAAAGAATGTTTCATATGTCAGTAGAATTTCCACACCTATTTTTTCAACACAAGAGAAGATGAAACGGCTTTCTGAGTTCATATATTCTAAGACTTCCAAAGCTGGTGTACAGGAGTTTGTAGATGGCTTGCATGAGAAactaaatactattattatcaaAGCGTCGGCCAAGGGTGGGAATTTGCCACCAGTCAGTCCTAAGGATTCTGGTAGTAAGATAGCATTGAATCCTCTGGGAAAGCCTGTCCTACCAGTTTCCTCAAGTGACTTCAACAGTAAACAGCTCCTTGAGCCACTTTGTAGTGATATTTTGAAAGACACCAACTCCAATGAGCAGCATTCCTCTTCAGCTTTGGGTTTAACCGAAGTAGAAGTGAACCAGCCACACCATGCCACAGAGCTGATGGTGACTTCTGATCATACTGTACCTGGTGATATTGCCCGGGAACCggtagaaaaagaaacaacaaagtcGCCCAGTGATGTAAACATTTCTGCCCAACCAGCTCTTTCAAATTTTATAAGCCAGTTAGAACCTGAAGTATTTAACAGTTTGGTTAAAATCATGAAAGATGTCCAGAAAAATACTGTGAAATTTTATATTCATGAAGAAGAAGAGAGTGTGCTCTGTAAAGAAATAAAG GAATATCTTATCAAATTAGGCAATACAGAATGTCATCCAGAACAATTTTTGGAAAGAAGATCAAAATTAGATAAACTATTGATTATTATTCAGAATGAAGACATTGCAGGTTTCATTCACAAG GTACCTGGCTTGGTGACTTTAAAGAAGCTCTCTTGCGTTAGTTTTGCTGGTGTTGATAGTTTGGATGATGTTAAAAATCATACATATAATGAATTATTTGTATCTGGAGGTTGTATTGTATCTGATGAATCCATTCTAAATCCAGAAGTTATCACAATTG AGaaccttaaaaattttttgacattCCTCGAAGAACTTAGTACTCCGGAAGGAAAATGGCAATGGAAAGTCCACTGTAAATTTCagaaaaaactaaaggaattggGGAG ATTGAATGCTAAAGCTCTAAGTTTGTTGACACTTCTGAATGTCTATCAGAAGAAACATCTGGTTGAAATTTTGTCATACCACAATTGTGATTCACAAACTCGAAATGCTCCAGAATTGGATTGCCTTATCAGACTTCAGGCTCAGAACATACAGCAACGACACATAGTCTTTCTAACAG aaaagaatatcAAGATGCTTTCCAGTTATACAGATAATGGGATAGTGGTTGCGACTACTGAAGACTTtatgcaaaactttaaaaatcttgtGGGCTATCACAACTCAATCACAGAAGAAAACCTTCCACTGCTTGGTGCTAATGAGAATCTTGAGTCACAGTCAG ctcTTTTAGAAAACGATGAAAAGGATGAAGAGGATATGTCTCTGGATTCAGGGGATGAAATCTCACAAATAGAAGTATGCAGCAattttcattcagaaatattGGCGAAAGAGACCAAAGGATCACGTGGAACAGATCAAAATAAGAATATTCAAATTGAGTTGCAATCGTCTCTTGACGTGCAAAAAAGTTTATTAGAAGATAAGACTTATCAAATTGATTCTGAAGAGCGAGCTTCTGTTGCTGTAGTATGCTCTGAAGGAGAGAACAGCAATGCAACTGAACAAGATTCATATAGCAACTTTCAGGTTTATCACAGTCAATTAAATATGTCCCATCAGTTTAGTCATTTTAATGTTCTCACTCATCAGACATTTTTGGGGACACCATATGCCCTTTCATCAAGTCAGactcaagaaagtgaaaattactttttatctGCTTATACTGAAAGCCTGGATAGAGATAAATCTCCATCTCCATTAAGTTGGGGGAAAAGTGATTCTTCCAGGCcgttttcaaaagagaaataa
- the TASOR gene encoding protein TASOR isoform X4 — protein sequence MATAGETEASPPTDASWESGGGGDDEMKQALPELESSPQNGGGGGGLSIAEPGGGAGPEETAAASAAPSVSHEQPQDSSEAGAAALLKGPEEPERPVRRSFQIPRKSKEKKALFQPLTAGSREFEDVLNILHSSYLEPTSVTNFNYKRACLIHNELLEKEFTEKRRELKFDGRLDKELSESYAFLMVDRYQVQSICEKGLQVGQSKITILGSPSMGIYLSRYADLLQANPLEAGTVGDVIIFKIMKGKIKSIYDPMGVKSLESILNKSALDPTPKHECHVSKNANRVTSLLAYRAYELTQYYFYEYSFDELRRRPRHVCPYAVVSFTYKDDIQTPKFVPSSRSNSFNADRNTDKFNYTLWKGQLLNKGKLLCYISLRSATRAFLPIKLPEKLDVEMVMSIDHLKQKIPPALFYKETYLGPSEVLKNGMYCSLYEVVEKTRIGSNMESLLQKLEKEKLVLVKPLGDRGYLFLLSPCQMVSPYEHQTAKSRVLHALFLFQEPRGIVTSQKGSTNAAPQKRHESMTDVLKITQFLQFALIQCRKEFKNINTINFHSVVEKYVNEFFKRGFGSGKREFIMFPYDSRLDDKKFLYSAPKNKSHIDNCLHAYIFRPEMYQLPICKLKELFEENRKLQQFSPLSDYEGQEEEMNGTKMKFGKRNNSRGETIIPRKQKSSHSLDYDKDRVKELINLIQCRKKNVGGDSDTEDMRSKTVLKRKLEDLPENMRKLAKTSNLSENCHLYEESLQPVGSLGHDADLRQQQQDTSNSGVADIHRLFNWLSETLANARHSDASLTDTVNKALGLNTDDTYEELRQKHEYELNSPPDKKEYEQPTCAKIENVHFKGTQSPLLEVDTSLLKYPVAVSTSEAGADHKLHLKEDPNLISMNNFEDCSLCPTVPIEHGFRRQSKSNVEETEIHWKLIPITGGNARSPEDQLGKHGEKQTPDTLKGTTEDDVLTGQVVTVEEQCVPAAEPPTMCETTERTVLGEYNLFSRKIEEILKQKNVSYVSRISTPIFSTQEKMKRLSEFIYSKTSKAGVQEFVDGLHEKLNTIIIKASAKGGNLPPVSPKDSGSKIALNPLGKPVLPVSSSDFNSKQLLEPLCSDILKDTNSNEQHSSSALGLTEVEVNQPHHATELMVTSDHTVPGDIAREPVEKETTKSPSDVNISAQPALSNFISQLEPEVFNSLVKIMKDVQKNTVKFYIHEEEESVLCKEIKEYLIKLGNTECHPEQFLERRSKLDKLLIIIQNEDIAGFIHKVPGLVTLKKLSCVSFAGVDSLDDVKNHTYNELFVSGGCIVSDESILNPEVITIENLKNFLTFLEELSTPEGKWQWKVHCKFQKKLKELGRLNAKALSLLTLLNVYQKKHLVEILSYHNCDSQTRNAPELDCLIRLQAQNIQQRHIVFLTEKNIKMLSSYTDNGIVVATTEDFMQNFKNLVGYHNSITEENLPLLGANENLESQSDAVLTLTPLELGVGISQH from the exons cactttttcAGCCATTAACTGCAGGCTCTCGAGAATTTGAAGATGTTCTAAATATTCTCCATTCATCTTACCTTGAACCAACCTCAGTTACAAATTTTAACTACAAACGTGCTTGCTTGATACATAATGAACTTTTGGAGAAAGAG ttcACAGAAAAGCGAAGAGAACTGAAGTTTGACGGTCGTTTAGATAAAGAACTTTCAGAATCCTATGCATTTCTTATGGTTGATCGATACCAG gtTCAAAGCATATGTGAAAAAGGATTACAGGTGGGCCAGTCCAAAATAACAATTCTTGGCAGTCCTTCCAtgg GTATCTATCTTTCTAGGTATGCTGATTTATTACAAGCTAATCCTTTGGAAGCTGGGACGGTGGGcgatgtcattatttttaaaataatgaag GGCAAAATAAAGAGTATATATGACCCCATGGGTGTAAAAAGTTTGGAAtctatattaaataaaagtgcTTTGGACCCAACACCAAAACACGAATGTCACGTGTCAAAGAATGCCAATAGAGTTACATCACTTTTGGCTTACAGAGCCTATGAGCTTACTCAG tattatttttatgagTATAGCTTTGATGAACTCAGGCGAAGACCAAGACATGTGTGTCCATATGCGGTTGTGTCTTTTACTtacaaagatgatatacaaactCCGAAGTTTGTGCCTTCATCAAG atcAAACAGTTTCAATGCAGATAGAAACACAG ATAAATTTAACTACACCTTGTGGAAAGGACaacttttaaataaaggaaagctTTTGTGTTATATTTCTCTGAGATCAGCCACTCGTGCTTTTTTGCCTATCAAGCT tCCTGAAAAGTTAGATGTTGAAATGGTTATGAGTATTGATCATCTGAAACAGAAAATCCCTCCAGCGCTGTTTTATAAGGAAACATACTTAGGTCCAAGTGAAG TTTTGAAGAATGGAATGTATTGCAGCCTTTATGAAGTTGTAGAAAAAACAAGAATTGGAAGTAACATGGAGAGTTTACTAcaaaaactagagaaagaaaaactt GTTCTTGTTAAACCTTTGGGAGACCGAGGatacctttttcttctctctccttgtcaAATGGTTTCTCCATATG AACATCAAACTGCCAAGTCTCGAGTCCTACatgctttatttctatttcaagaACCTAGAGGCATAGTTACTT cACAGAAAGGTTCAACTAATGCAGCTCCACAGAAGAGACATGAGAGCATGACagatgtattaaaaataactcagTTTTTACAGTTTGCTTTGATTCAGTGTCGAAAggaattcaaaaatataaatactataaattttcattctgttgttgaaaagtatgtaaatgaattttttaagcGAGGTTTTGGTTCAGGTAAACGAGAGTTTATCATGTTTCCATACGATTCACGATTAGATGATAAAAAATTCTTATACTCAGCTCCAAAAAATAAATCCCATATTGATAATTGTTTGCATGCCTATATTTTTCGGCCTGAAATGTATCAGTTACcaatttgtaaattaaaagagctttttgaagaaaatagaaaacttcaACAGTTCAGTCCACTCTCAGATTATGAAGgccaagaagaagaaatgaatggtacaaaaatgaaatttggaaaaCGAAATAACTCAAGGGGTGAAACTATTATACCTAGAAAGCAGAAGTCCTCGCACTCTTTGGATTATGATAAGGATAGAGTCAAAGAATTGATTAATTTAATTcagtgtaggaaaaaaaatgtgggtgGGGACTCAGACACAGAAGATATGAGAAGCAAAACTGTCTTGAAGAGGAAGCTTGAGGATCTACCTGAAAATATGAGAAAGCTCGCCAAAACCAGTAATTTATCTGAAAATTGCCATCTATATGAAG aGTCTCTGCAGCCTGTTGGCTCTCTTGGGCATGATGCTGATTTGAGACAGCAGCAGCAGGATACCTCTAACTCCGGTGTTGCTGATATCCATCGACTATTTAATTGGTTATCAGAAACACTAGCAAATGCACGTCATTCTGATGCATCCTTGACAGACACAGTCAACAAAGCTTTAGGATTGAACACTGATGATACCTATGAAGAGCTGAGGCAAAAGCATGAGTATGAGTTGAACTCTCCCCCAGATAAGAAAGAATATGAGCAACCTACTTGTGCAAAAAttgaaaatgtgcattttaagGGCACTCAGAGCCCATTGCTAGAAGTTGATACATCACTGTTGAAGTATCCTGTTGCCGTTTCTACCAGTGAAGCAGGCGCTGACCATAAACTCCATTTGAAAGAA GATCCAAATTTAATTAGCATGAATAATTTTGAAGATTGCAGTTTGTGTCCCACTGTTCCCATTGAACATGGATTCCGCAGACAATCTAAGTCAAATGTCGAAGAGACTGAAATACATTGGAAACTGATTCCAATTACAG GGGGGAATGCAAGAAGCCCAGAAGACCAGCTGGGGAAACATGGTGAGAAACAAACACCAG ACACACTAAAGGGCACCACTGAGGATGACGTGTTGACAGGTCAGGTGGTGACAGTGGAGGAGCAGTGTGTGCCGGCAGCAGAGCCACCCACAATGTGTGAAACCACAGAGAGGACAGTGTTAGGGGAGTACAATCTCTTTTCTAGGAAAATAGAAGAGATTTTGAAGCAAAAGAATGTTTCATATGTCAGTAGAATTTCCACACCTATTTTTTCAACACAAGAGAAGATGAAACGGCTTTCTGAGTTCATATATTCTAAGACTTCCAAAGCTGGTGTACAGGAGTTTGTAGATGGCTTGCATGAGAAactaaatactattattatcaaAGCGTCGGCCAAGGGTGGGAATTTGCCACCAGTCAGTCCTAAGGATTCTGGTAGTAAGATAGCATTGAATCCTCTGGGAAAGCCTGTCCTACCAGTTTCCTCAAGTGACTTCAACAGTAAACAGCTCCTTGAGCCACTTTGTAGTGATATTTTGAAAGACACCAACTCCAATGAGCAGCATTCCTCTTCAGCTTTGGGTTTAACCGAAGTAGAAGTGAACCAGCCACACCATGCCACAGAGCTGATGGTGACTTCTGATCATACTGTACCTGGTGATATTGCCCGGGAACCggtagaaaaagaaacaacaaagtcGCCCAGTGATGTAAACATTTCTGCCCAACCAGCTCTTTCAAATTTTATAAGCCAGTTAGAACCTGAAGTATTTAACAGTTTGGTTAAAATCATGAAAGATGTCCAGAAAAATACTGTGAAATTTTATATTCATGAAGAAGAAGAGAGTGTGCTCTGTAAAGAAATAAAG GAATATCTTATCAAATTAGGCAATACAGAATGTCATCCAGAACAATTTTTGGAAAGAAGATCAAAATTAGATAAACTATTGATTATTATTCAGAATGAAGACATTGCAGGTTTCATTCACAAG GTACCTGGCTTGGTGACTTTAAAGAAGCTCTCTTGCGTTAGTTTTGCTGGTGTTGATAGTTTGGATGATGTTAAAAATCATACATATAATGAATTATTTGTATCTGGAGGTTGTATTGTATCTGATGAATCCATTCTAAATCCAGAAGTTATCACAATTG AGaaccttaaaaattttttgacattCCTCGAAGAACTTAGTACTCCGGAAGGAAAATGGCAATGGAAAGTCCACTGTAAATTTCagaaaaaactaaaggaattggGGAG ATTGAATGCTAAAGCTCTAAGTTTGTTGACACTTCTGAATGTCTATCAGAAGAAACATCTGGTTGAAATTTTGTCATACCACAATTGTGATTCACAAACTCGAAATGCTCCAGAATTGGATTGCCTTATCAGACTTCAGGCTCAGAACATACAGCAACGACACATAGTCTTTCTAACAG aaaagaatatcAAGATGCTTTCCAGTTATACAGATAATGGGATAGTGGTTGCGACTACTGAAGACTTtatgcaaaactttaaaaatcttgtGGGCTATCACAACTCAATCACAGAAGAAAACCTTCCACTGCTTGGTGCTAATGAGAATCTTGAGTCACAGTCAG ATGCTGTTTTGACATTAACCCCTTTGGAGCTGGGAGTTGGGATTTCCCAACATTAA